The following proteins are co-located in the Pseudomonas sp. ATCC 13867 genome:
- a CDS encoding REP-associated tyrosine transposase: MPNYRRAWVQGGTYFFTVTLRDRRSNLLVREIDRLRRVIAQTKLNHPFHIDAWVVLPEHMHCLWTLPPGDADFATRWKVIKSGFARRIPQGESRSIEQQIRGQRGIWQARYWEHLIRDKTDYQRHFDYIHINPVKHGWVTAVKDWPYSTFHRAVAKGIYTNDWAGDLLLNVRAAERR; the protein is encoded by the coding sequence ATGCCAAACTATCGACGCGCGTGGGTGCAAGGTGGCACCTACTTCTTCACGGTTACGCTACGTGACCGCCGCTCAAACCTTTTGGTCCGAGAAATCGACCGGCTGCGCCGGGTAATCGCGCAGACCAAACTCAATCACCCCTTCCACATCGACGCCTGGGTCGTACTGCCCGAACACATGCATTGCCTGTGGACGCTGCCACCGGGAGACGCCGACTTCGCCACGCGCTGGAAGGTCATCAAATCCGGTTTCGCTCGGCGTATTCCTCAGGGAGAGTCTCGGAGCATCGAACAGCAGATACGGGGCCAACGCGGCATCTGGCAAGCTCGCTACTGGGAGCACCTGATCCGCGACAAAACGGATTACCAGCGGCACTTCGACTACATCCACATCAACCCGGTGAAACACGGCTGGGTTACGGCGGTGAAGGACTGGCCATATTCCACCTTTCACCGGGCGGTTGCAAAAGGCATTTACACCAACGATTGGGCGGGTGACCTCTTGCTGAATGTTCGCGCTGCGGAGCGACGGTGA
- a CDS encoding response regulator, with translation MEQEARILIVEDDQRLAELTQDYLESNGLAVSIESNGAAAVARVLAERPDLVVLDLMLPGEGGLSICKRLRPDYDGPILMLTARTDDMDQVQGLEMGADDYVCKPVRPRLLLARIRALLRRSEPAEAAPAVGGKRLTFGKLVIDNAMREAWLDEQTIELTSAEFDLLWLLASNAGRILSREEIFNLLRGIEYDGQDRSIDVRISRIRPKIGDDPMHPRLIKTVRSKGYLFVGEL, from the coding sequence GTGGAACAAGAAGCGCGCATTCTCATCGTCGAGGACGACCAGCGATTGGCCGAGCTGACCCAGGATTACCTGGAAAGCAATGGGCTGGCGGTCTCCATCGAGTCCAACGGCGCGGCGGCGGTGGCGCGGGTGCTGGCCGAGCGCCCGGATCTGGTGGTGCTGGACCTGATGCTGCCCGGCGAGGGCGGCCTGTCGATCTGCAAGCGCCTGCGCCCGGACTACGACGGCCCGATCCTGATGCTCACCGCGCGTACCGACGACATGGACCAGGTCCAGGGCCTGGAGATGGGCGCCGACGACTATGTGTGCAAACCGGTGCGCCCGCGCCTGCTGCTGGCGCGCATCCGCGCTCTGCTGCGGCGCAGCGAGCCGGCCGAAGCCGCTCCAGCGGTTGGCGGCAAGCGCCTGACCTTCGGCAAGCTGGTGATCGACAATGCCATGCGCGAGGCCTGGCTGGACGAGCAGACCATCGAGCTGACCAGCGCCGAGTTCGATCTGCTCTGGCTGCTGGCGTCGAACGCCGGGCGCATCCTCTCCCGCGAGGAGATCTTCAACCTGCTGCGCGGCATCGAGTACGACGGCCAGGACCGTTCCATCGACGTGCGCATTTCCCGCATCCGTCCGAAGATCGGCGACGACCCGATGCACCCGCGCCTGATCAAGACGGTGCGCAGCAAGGGTTACCTGTTCGTCGGGGAGCTCTGA
- a CDS encoding ATP-binding protein, which translates to MKSIFLRIYGGMLLTLVLVAVLGVLTLHLVNEVRGERYREELARGTFRLMADELLPMTEVDRKRALTQWSRLLGIPLALTELDGLGMDGRSRARLMNDQVLVQAVEPHRVLVLTQVSAAEGLILTGEVEQVSEQLARATIYLLMDELKRYPASEQPYHLARIVRDKRFGYDVHLLRLKEVDLDDDQSRRVEEGDTVMALGKGGDSIRVLTGILDTPWVLEIGPIYQMNPYPPQLLSIIVVVALSLIGLTLYLLISGLEQRLRSLESAATRIARGSLDTRVEARGADSVGRLSGAFNHMAEQLQLLLTVQRELVRAVSHELRTPVARLRFGLEMIESAETDAARRKYMDGMDGDIQDLDQLVDEMLTYARLEQGSPALTYQHLELAVLVQQVVSEIAPLRREISVTIEPGSLVPFDQGSWVEAEPRYLHRALQNLLTNALRYAEGRVRISFRVSVDRCQVDVEDDGPGVPESQWPRLFEPFFRADDSRARVTGGHGLGLSIVRRIVHWHGGRASIARSASLGGACFTLVWPRRQAPKVE; encoded by the coding sequence ATGAAATCCATCTTCCTGCGCATCTACGGCGGCATGCTGCTGACCCTGGTACTGGTGGCCGTCCTCGGCGTGCTGACCCTGCACCTGGTCAACGAGGTGCGCGGCGAGCGTTACCGCGAGGAGTTGGCGCGCGGCACGTTCCGCCTGATGGCCGATGAGCTGCTACCGATGACCGAGGTGGATCGCAAGCGCGCGCTGACCCAGTGGAGCCGCCTCCTGGGCATTCCGCTGGCGCTGACCGAGCTGGATGGATTGGGCATGGACGGGCGCAGCCGGGCGCGACTGATGAATGACCAGGTGCTGGTGCAGGCTGTAGAGCCGCACAGAGTGCTGGTGCTCACCCAGGTCAGCGCGGCGGAGGGGCTGATCCTCACCGGCGAGGTGGAGCAGGTCAGCGAGCAACTGGCGCGCGCCACCATCTACCTGCTGATGGATGAGCTCAAGCGCTACCCCGCCAGCGAGCAGCCCTATCACCTGGCGCGCATCGTCCGCGACAAGCGCTTTGGCTACGATGTGCACCTGCTGCGGCTGAAGGAGGTCGACCTGGACGACGACCAGAGCCGCCGGGTGGAGGAGGGCGACACGGTAATGGCGCTGGGCAAGGGCGGCGACTCCATCCGTGTGCTGACCGGCATCCTCGATACGCCCTGGGTGCTGGAAATAGGCCCGATCTATCAGATGAATCCGTATCCGCCGCAGTTGCTGTCGATCATCGTGGTCGTCGCTCTGAGCCTGATCGGCCTGACCCTGTATCTGCTGATCAGCGGCCTCGAGCAGCGCCTGCGCAGCCTGGAATCGGCCGCCACGCGCATTGCCCGCGGCAGCCTGGATACCCGCGTGGAGGCGCGCGGCGCCGACTCGGTGGGGCGCCTGTCGGGCGCGTTCAACCATATGGCGGAGCAATTGCAGCTGTTGCTGACGGTGCAGCGCGAACTGGTGCGCGCGGTGTCCCACGAGTTGCGTACGCCGGTGGCGCGCCTGCGTTTCGGGCTGGAAATGATCGAGTCGGCGGAAACCGATGCGGCGCGTCGCAAGTACATGGACGGCATGGACGGCGATATCCAGGACCTCGACCAACTGGTGGACGAGATGCTCACCTATGCGCGCCTGGAGCAGGGTTCGCCAGCGCTGACCTACCAGCACCTGGAGCTGGCGGTTCTGGTGCAGCAGGTGGTTTCGGAAATCGCGCCGCTGCGGCGGGAGATCAGCGTCACCATCGAGCCGGGCTCGCTGGTGCCGTTCGACCAGGGCAGTTGGGTGGAGGCCGAACCGCGCTACCTGCACCGCGCGCTGCAGAACCTGTTGACCAATGCCCTGCGCTACGCCGAGGGGCGCGTACGGATCAGCTTCCGGGTCAGCGTGGACCGCTGCCAGGTGGATGTCGAGGACGATGGTCCGGGGGTGCCGGAGTCGCAATGGCCGCGCCTGTTCGAGCCGTTCTTCCGGGCCGACGACAGCCGCGCGCGGGTCACCGGCGGGCATGGGCTGGGGCTGTCGATCGTGCGGCGGATCGTCCATTGGCACGGCGGGCGGGCCTCGATCGCGCGCAGCGCGAGCCTGGGCGGGGCCTGTTTCACGCTGGTCTGGCCGCGCCGGCAGGCACCGAAGGTCGAGTGA
- the modB gene encoding molybdate ABC transporter permease subunit: MPLTQEDFQAIWLTIELAALSTAILLLIGTPIAWWLARTRSWFKGPLGAVVALPLVLPPTVIGFYLLITLGPNGAIGQLTESLGLGRLPFTFAGLVVGSVFYSLPFVVQPLQNAFEAIGDKPLEAAATLRASPLDTFFSVVLPLARPGFITASILGFAHTVGEFGVVLMIGGNIPGKTRVVSVQIFDHVEAMEYAQAHWLSGGMLVFSFIVLLALYASRRSRSAWA, translated from the coding sequence ATGCCCCTCACGCAGGAGGATTTCCAGGCCATCTGGCTCACCATCGAGCTGGCGGCCCTGAGCACGGCGATTCTCCTGTTGATCGGTACGCCCATCGCCTGGTGGCTGGCGCGCACCCGCTCCTGGTTCAAAGGCCCGCTGGGGGCGGTGGTGGCGCTGCCGCTGGTGCTGCCGCCGACGGTGATCGGCTTCTACCTGCTGATCACCCTGGGCCCCAATGGCGCCATCGGGCAACTCACCGAGAGCCTGGGCCTGGGGCGGTTGCCCTTTACCTTCGCCGGGCTGGTGGTGGGCTCGGTGTTCTACTCGCTGCCCTTCGTGGTGCAGCCGTTGCAGAACGCCTTCGAGGCGATCGGCGACAAACCGCTGGAGGCCGCCGCGACGCTGCGGGCGAGCCCTCTGGATACCTTCTTCTCGGTGGTCCTGCCGCTGGCGCGGCCGGGCTTCATCACCGCCAGCATCCTCGGCTTCGCCCACACCGTCGGTGAGTTCGGCGTAGTGCTGATGATCGGCGGCAACATTCCGGGCAAGACCCGCGTGGTGTCGGTGCAGATATTCGATCACGTCGAGGCGATGGAGTACGCCCAGGCACACTGGTTGTCCGGTGGCATGCTGGTGTTCTCCTTCATCGTCCTGCTGGCGCTCTACGCGAGCCGCCGCAGCCGTTCGGCTTGGGCGTGA
- a CDS encoding ribonucleoside-diphosphate reductase subunit alpha, which translates to MQIDTTRENPQAAAPTAAESAQDLAATAPGQLRVIKRNGTVVPYTDDKITVAITKAFLAVEGGTAAASSRIHETVRRLTEQVTATFKRRMPSGGTIHIEEIQDQVELSLMRAGEQKVARDYVIYREARANERKNAGTASDIAQPHPSIRITKADGSTQPLDMGRLQTIIREACEGLAEVDGDLIERETLKNLYDGVAEKDVNTALVMTARTLVEREPNYSYVTARLLMDTLRAEALGFLGVAESATHHEMADLYTKALAAYVEKGAEFELIDSKLKEFDLAKLGAALNHERDQQFTYLGLQTLYDRYFIHKDGIRFELPQVFFMRVAMGLAIEEKDREARAIEFYNLLSSFDYMSSTPTLFNAGTLRPQLSSCYLTTVPDDLSGIYNAIHDNAMLSKFAGGLGNDWTPVRALGSYIKGTNGKSQGVVPFLKVVNDTAVAVNQGGKRKGAVCAYLETWHLDIEEFLELRKNTGDDRRRTHDMNTANWIPDLFMKRVFDDGKWTLFSPSEVPDLHDLTGKAFEERYEYYEALTEYNKIKVFKVVQAKDLWRKMLSMLFETGHPWLTFKDPCNLRSPQQHVGVVHSSNLCTEITLNTNKDEIAVCNLGSINLVNHIVDGKLDTAKLEKTVKTAVRMLDNVIDINYYSVPQARNSNLKHRPVGLGIMGFQDALYLQHIAYGSDAAIEFADKSMEAVSYFAIQASCDLADERGAYETFDGSLWSKGILPLDSQQILIEARGQKYIDVDLTESLDWAPVRARVQKGIRNSNIMAIAPTATIANITGVSQSIEPTYQNLYVKSNLSGEFTVINPYLVRDLKVRGLWDPVMVNDLKYYDGSVQQIERIPQDLKDLYATAFEVETKWIVDAASRRQKWIDQAQSLNLYIAGASGKKLDVTYRMAWFRGLKTTYYLRALAATSTEKSTINTGKLNAVSAGGNEGLQAAPAAAPQPAPVPKACSIDNPDCEACQ; encoded by the coding sequence ATGCAAATCGACACCACTCGCGAGAACCCGCAGGCCGCAGCGCCCACGGCCGCCGAATCCGCTCAGGATCTGGCTGCCACCGCGCCCGGCCAGCTGCGCGTGATCAAGCGCAACGGCACCGTAGTTCCCTACACCGATGACAAGATCACCGTAGCCATCACCAAGGCGTTCCTCGCCGTGGAAGGCGGCACCGCCGCCGCCTCGTCGCGCATCCATGAGACCGTGCGCCGCCTGACCGAACAGGTCACCGCGACCTTCAAGCGCCGCATGCCCTCCGGTGGCACCATCCACATCGAAGAGATCCAGGACCAGGTCGAACTGTCCCTGATGCGCGCCGGCGAGCAGAAAGTCGCCCGCGACTACGTGATCTACCGCGAAGCCCGTGCCAACGAGCGCAAGAACGCCGGCACCGCCAGCGACATCGCCCAGCCGCACCCGAGCATCCGCATCACCAAGGCCGACGGCAGCACCCAGCCGCTGGACATGGGCCGCCTGCAGACCATCATCCGCGAAGCCTGCGAAGGCCTGGCCGAAGTCGATGGCGACCTGATCGAACGCGAAACCCTGAAGAACCTGTACGACGGCGTCGCCGAGAAGGACGTCAACACCGCCCTGGTGATGACCGCCCGTACCCTGGTCGAGCGCGAGCCGAACTACTCCTACGTCACCGCCCGCCTGCTGATGGACACCCTGCGCGCAGAAGCCCTGGGCTTCCTGGGCGTGGCCGAGAGCGCCACTCACCACGAGATGGCCGACCTCTACACCAAGGCCCTGGCCGCCTACGTCGAGAAAGGCGCCGAGTTCGAGCTGATCGACAGCAAGCTGAAAGAGTTCGACCTGGCCAAGCTGGGCGCCGCGCTGAACCACGAGCGCGACCAGCAGTTCACCTACCTCGGCCTGCAGACCCTGTACGACCGCTACTTCATCCACAAGGACGGCATCCGTTTCGAACTGCCGCAGGTCTTCTTCATGCGCGTGGCCATGGGCCTGGCCATCGAAGAGAAGGACCGTGAAGCTCGCGCCATCGAGTTCTACAACCTGCTCTCCTCGTTCGACTACATGTCGTCGACCCCGACCCTGTTCAACGCCGGCACCCTGCGTCCGCAGCTCTCCAGCTGCTACCTGACCACCGTTCCGGACGACCTGTCGGGCATCTACAACGCCATTCACGACAACGCCATGCTGTCCAAATTCGCAGGCGGCCTGGGCAACGACTGGACCCCGGTCCGTGCGCTGGGCTCCTACATCAAGGGCACCAACGGCAAGTCCCAGGGCGTGGTTCCGTTCCTCAAAGTGGTGAACGACACCGCCGTCGCCGTGAACCAGGGCGGCAAGCGCAAGGGCGCCGTCTGCGCCTACCTGGAAACCTGGCACCTGGACATCGAGGAATTCCTCGAGCTGCGCAAGAACACCGGTGACGACCGTCGCCGTACCCACGACATGAACACCGCGAACTGGATTCCGGACCTGTTCATGAAGCGCGTCTTCGACGACGGCAAGTGGACCCTGTTCTCCCCGTCCGAAGTACCGGACCTGCACGATCTGACCGGCAAGGCCTTCGAAGAGCGCTACGAGTATTACGAAGCCCTGACCGAGTACAACAAGATCAAGGTGTTCAAGGTCGTCCAGGCCAAAGACCTGTGGCGCAAGATGCTCTCCATGCTCTTCGAGACCGGCCACCCGTGGCTGACCTTCAAGGACCCGTGCAACCTGCGCAGCCCGCAGCAGCACGTGGGCGTGGTCCACAGCTCGAACCTGTGCACCGAGATCACCCTGAACACCAACAAGGACGAGATCGCGGTCTGCAACCTGGGCTCGATCAACCTGGTCAACCACATCGTCGACGGCAAGCTGGACACCGCCAAGCTCGAGAAGACCGTGAAGACCGCCGTTCGCATGCTCGATAACGTTATCGACATCAACTACTACTCGGTCCCGCAGGCTCGCAACTCGAACCTCAAGCACCGTCCGGTCGGCCTCGGCATCATGGGCTTCCAGGACGCGCTGTACCTGCAGCACATCGCCTACGGCTCCGACGCGGCCATCGAGTTCGCCGACAAGTCCATGGAAGCGGTGAGCTACTTCGCCATCCAGGCCTCCTGTGACCTGGCCGACGAGCGCGGCGCCTACGAGACCTTCGACGGCTCCCTGTGGTCCAAAGGCATCCTGCCGCTGGACTCCCAGCAGATCCTCATCGAAGCCCGTGGCCAGAAGTACATCGACGTCGACCTGACCGAGTCCCTGGACTGGGCTCCGGTACGTGCCCGCGTACAGAAAGGCATTCGTAACTCGAACATCATGGCCATCGCGCCGACCGCGACCATCGCCAACATCACCGGCGTATCGCAGTCCATCGAGCCGACCTACCAGAACCTCTACGTGAAGTCGAACCTCTCCGGCGAGTTCACCGTGATCAACCCCTACCTGGTTCGCGACCTGAAAGTGCGCGGCCTGTGGGACCCGGTCATGGTCAACGACCTGAAGTACTACGACGGCTCCGTGCAGCAGATCGAGCGCATCCCGCAAGACCTGAAGGACCTGTACGCCACCGCCTTCGAAGTCGAGACCAAGTGGATCGTCGACGCCGCCAGCCGCCGCCAGAAGTGGATCGATCAGGCCCAGTCCCTGAACCTGTACATCGCCGGCGCCTCGGGCAAGAAGCTGGACGTGACCTACCGCATGGCCTGGTTCCGTGGTCTGAAGACCACCTACTACCTCCGTGCCCTGGCCGCCACCAGCACCGAGAAGTCCACCATCAACACCGGCAAGCTCAACGCCGTGTCGGCCGGTGGCAACGAAGGCCTGCAAGCCGCTCCGGCCGCCGCGCCGCAGCCGGCTCCGGTGCCGAAGGCCTGCAGCATCGACAACCCCGACTGCGAAGCCTGCCAATAA
- a CDS encoding ribonucleotide-diphosphate reductase subunit beta — MLSWDEFDKEDATEAKAAPAVAQAAAQNADKLDADAAGSVEEARAVSADDSDAVARAKQALDALDIQEGLDDLEGSAARVQVGDKQMINARADLNQLVPFKYDWAWQKYLDGCANHWMPQEVNMNADIALWKSKDGLSEDERRIVMRNLGFFSTADSLVANNLVLAVYRLITNPECRQYILRQAFEEAIHTHAYQYCIESLGMDEGEIFNMYHEIPSVAKKASWGLKYTRSISDPQFQTGTPETDRQFLRNLIAYYCVLEGIFFYCGFTQILSMGRRNKMTGTAEQFQYILRDESMHLNFGIDVINQIKIENPHLWDAQMKDEATQMILQGTQLEIEYARDTMPRGVLGMNAAMMEDYLKFIANRRLTQIGLKEEYPGTSNPFPWMSEIMDLKKEKNFFETRVIEYQTGGALSWD, encoded by the coding sequence ATGCTGAGCTGGGACGAATTCGACAAAGAAGACGCCACCGAAGCCAAGGCCGCCCCGGCCGTCGCCCAGGCCGCCGCGCAGAACGCTGACAAACTCGACGCCGACGCCGCTGGCTCCGTCGAAGAAGCGCGCGCCGTATCCGCCGACGACTCCGACGCCGTCGCCCGCGCCAAGCAGGCCCTCGACGCCCTGGACATCCAGGAAGGTCTGGACGATCTCGAAGGCTCCGCCGCCCGCGTACAAGTTGGCGACAAGCAGATGATCAACGCCCGCGCCGACCTCAACCAGCTCGTACCCTTCAAGTACGACTGGGCCTGGCAGAAGTATCTGGATGGTTGCGCCAACCACTGGATGCCCCAGGAAGTGAACATGAACGCCGACATTGCCCTGTGGAAGAGCAAGGACGGCCTGTCCGAAGACGAGCGCCGCATCGTCATGCGCAACCTCGGCTTCTTCTCCACCGCCGACTCCCTGGTCGCCAACAACCTGGTGCTGGCCGTCTACCGCCTGATCACCAACCCCGAGTGCCGCCAGTACATCCTGCGCCAGGCCTTCGAGGAAGCGATCCACACCCACGCCTACCAGTACTGCATCGAGTCGCTGGGCATGGACGAGGGCGAAATCTTCAACATGTACCACGAGATCCCGAGCGTCGCGAAGAAAGCGTCCTGGGGCCTGAAGTACACCCGCTCGATCTCCGACCCGCAGTTCCAGACCGGCACCCCGGAGACCGACCGCCAGTTCCTGCGCAACCTGATCGCCTACTACTGCGTCCTGGAAGGCATCTTCTTCTACTGCGGCTTCACCCAGATCCTCTCCATGGGCCGCCGCAACAAGATGACCGGCACCGCCGAGCAGTTCCAGTACATCCTGCGCGACGAATCCATGCACCTGAACTTCGGCATCGACGTGATCAACCAGATCAAGATCGAAAACCCGCACCTGTGGGATGCCCAGATGAAGGACGAGGCCACCCAGATGATCCTCCAGGGCACCCAGCTGGAGATCGAATACGCTCGCGACACCATGCCGCGCGGCGTACTGGGCATGAACGCGGCGATGATGGAGGACTACCTCAAGTTCATCGCCAACCGCCGCCTGACCCAGATCGGCCTCAAAGAGGAATACCCGGGCACCAGCAACCCGTTCCCGTGGATGAGCGAAATCATGGACCTCAAGAAGGAGAAGAACTTCTTCGAGACCCGCGTAATCGAGTACCAGACCGGCGGCGCGCTGAGCTGGGACTGA
- the modA gene encoding molybdate ABC transporter substrate-binding protein: MKHRFARLSLLVASCFALHSALADEVQVAVAANFTAPIQAIAKDFEKETGHKLVAAYGATGQFYTQIKNGAPFEVFLAADDSTPKKLEEEQEIVPGSRFTYAVGTLALWSAKDGYVDAKGDVLKKDAFKHLSIANPKTAPYGLAATQVLDKMGLADKVAGKIVEGQNITQAFQFVSTGNAELGFVALSQIYKDGKVTSGSAWIVPGDLHEPIRQDAVILNKGKDSAAAKALVEYLKGPKAAAVIKSYGYEI, encoded by the coding sequence ATGAAACACCGCTTCGCCCGCCTTTCCCTGCTGGTCGCTTCCTGTTTCGCCCTGCACTCGGCGCTGGCCGATGAGGTGCAGGTCGCCGTCGCCGCCAATTTCACCGCGCCGATCCAGGCGATCGCCAAAGACTTCGAGAAGGAAACCGGGCACAAGCTGGTCGCCGCCTACGGCGCCACCGGCCAGTTCTACACCCAGATCAAGAACGGCGCGCCGTTCGAGGTCTTCCTCGCCGCTGACGACAGCACGCCGAAGAAGCTCGAGGAAGAGCAGGAAATCGTCCCTGGCTCGCGTTTCACCTATGCCGTCGGCACCCTGGCGCTGTGGTCGGCGAAGGACGGCTACGTCGACGCCAAGGGCGACGTGCTGAAGAAGGACGCATTCAAGCACCTGTCCATCGCCAACCCGAAAACCGCGCCCTACGGGCTGGCCGCCACCCAGGTGCTGGACAAGATGGGCCTTGCGGACAAGGTCGCCGGCAAGATCGTCGAGGGCCAGAACATCACCCAGGCGTTCCAGTTCGTTTCCACCGGCAACGCGGAACTGGGCTTCGTGGCGTTGTCGCAGATCTACAAGGATGGCAAGGTGACGAGTGGTTCCGCGTGGATCGTGCCGGGCGACCTGCATGAGCCGATCCGCCAGGACGCGGTGATCCTCAACAAGGGCAAGGACAGTGCTGCCGCCAAGGCGCTCGTCGAGTACCTGAAGGGCCCGAAAGCCGCCGCGGTGATCAAATCCTACGGCTACGAAATCTGA
- a CDS encoding DUF2188 domain-containing protein gives MSGKNQHVVPHGDNWAVRGAGNERVTKQFETQREAIDYARNIAVNQQSEVLIHNQQGQIRERNSYGNDPCPPKG, from the coding sequence ATGTCTGGCAAAAATCAGCATGTAGTTCCACACGGCGACAACTGGGCAGTGCGTGGTGCAGGTAACGAGCGAGTCACGAAGCAGTTTGAGACTCAAAGGGAAGCCATCGACTATGCCCGTAACATTGCGGTGAATCAGCAAAGCGAGGTTCTGATTCACAACCAACAAGGGCAAATCCGTGAGCGCAACAGTTACGGAAATGACCCTTGCCCGCCAAAGGGGTAG
- the modC gene encoding molybdenum ABC transporter ATP-binding protein → MRAIEARFQIAYPGFSLDVDLQLPGRGVTALFGHSGSGKTTCLRCVAGLSRAPLGRLVVNGELWQDSATGVFLPPHQRALGYVFQDANLFEHLSVRRNLTYGMKRVPRDQHRVKLEQASELLGIGHLLERMPRHLSGGERQRVGMARALLTSPRLLLMDEPLAALDLKRKAEILPYLERLHDELDIPILYVSHSPDEVARLADHLVLLDQGKAIASGPVMETLARTDLPISHLEDAGVVIDGHVLAHDAGYGLLTLELPRCEQRIRLAHAPMEKGRALRIKVQARDVSLSLEPAAHSSILNVLPATVVEMVPTDNPAHLLVKLDVAGTPLLARITRYSHDQLGLRAGQAVWAQIKSVALLA, encoded by the coding sequence ATGCGGGCCATCGAGGCGCGTTTCCAGATCGCCTACCCGGGCTTCAGCCTGGACGTGGACCTGCAACTGCCGGGGCGCGGCGTCACCGCGTTGTTCGGCCATTCCGGCTCGGGCAAGACCACCTGCCTGCGCTGCGTGGCGGGGCTTTCGCGCGCGCCGCTCGGCCGCCTGGTGGTGAATGGGGAGCTCTGGCAGGACAGCGCCACGGGTGTGTTCCTGCCGCCGCACCAGCGCGCCCTGGGCTATGTGTTCCAGGACGCCAACCTGTTCGAGCACCTGTCGGTACGGCGCAACCTCACCTACGGCATGAAGCGTGTGCCGCGCGACCAGCACCGCGTGAAGCTGGAGCAGGCCAGCGAACTGCTGGGCATCGGCCATCTGCTGGAGCGCATGCCGAGGCACCTGTCAGGCGGCGAGCGCCAGCGCGTCGGCATGGCCCGCGCGCTGCTGACCAGCCCGCGCCTGCTGCTGATGGACGAGCCGCTGGCGGCGCTGGACCTCAAGCGCAAGGCGGAAATCCTGCCGTATCTGGAGCGTCTGCACGACGAGCTGGATATCCCGATTCTCTACGTCAGCCATTCGCCGGACGAAGTCGCGCGGCTGGCCGATCACCTGGTGCTGCTCGACCAGGGCAAGGCCATTGCCAGCGGGCCGGTGATGGAGACGCTGGCGCGCACCGATCTGCCGATCTCGCACCTGGAGGATGCCGGCGTGGTGATCGACGGGCATGTGCTGGCCCACGACGCCGGCTACGGGTTGCTGACCCTTGAGCTGCCCCGTTGCGAACAGCGCATTCGCCTGGCCCATGCGCCGATGGAAAAGGGCAGGGCGCTGCGCATCAAGGTGCAGGCGCGGGACGTCAGCCTGAGCCTCGAGCCAGCGGCGCACAGCAGTATTCTCAACGTACTGCCGGCGACGGTGGTGGAGATGGTGCCGACGGACAATCCCGCGCACTTGCTGGTGAAGCTGGATGTGGCCGGCACGCCGCTGCTGGCGCGGATCACCCGCTATTCCCACGACCAGCTTGGCCTGCGCGCCGGGCAGGCGGTGTGGGCGCAGATCAAGTCGGTGGCGCTGCTGGCCTGA